One Natator depressus isolate rNatDep1 chromosome 5, rNatDep2.hap1, whole genome shotgun sequence DNA segment encodes these proteins:
- the LOC141987139 gene encoding B-cell differentiation antigen CD72-like — MAQSVVYADLKFVKAPVGSSVCSRSREAAPADEEEAELTYENIQLAQPGEVRRGQGAEQSKEPWWSTRYLPLGLLGTCLFLLATTIGLGVRYWQVSQHLQQASRAHEAESSRLSQQVSTKGATLAQTARELGQARQELEQARRDLEQARRELGQARQELEQARQELEQARRELEQARRELELMRQEENSSQKQLRQQEAALEGTKEELARVQEEKREIKEKLNQTESALSSIHSCEQTGCCPAQWVLYRGKCLFVSKKKVNWQKSKEECELNSARLLITKYWWTMPNFLKNTDVPYWIGLVRNKESQWQWKWVDNSPFKPDWSYPSYSFSSCGAIRNGIINKDSCYDRKPWICEKAPSQPSPARRWFP, encoded by the exons ATGGCCCAGAGCGTCGTTTATGCCGACCTGAAGTTCGTGAAGGCCCCTGTGGGGAGCAGCGTGTGCTCCAGGTCGCGGGAGGCAG cgccCGCAGACgaggaggaggcagagctcaCCTACGAGAACATCCAGCTGGCCCAGCCTGGGGAGGTGAGGCGGGGGCAAGGGGCGGAGCAGAGCAAAG AGCCCTGGTGGAGCACACGGTACCTGCCCCTCGGCTTGCTGGggacctgcctcttcctcctgGCCACCACCATCGGCCTGGGGGTTCGCT ACTGGCAGGTTTCCCAGCATCTGCAGCAGGCGTCCCGAGCGCACGAGGCCGAGAGCAGCCGCCTCTCCCAGCAAGTCAGCACCAAGGGGGCGACCCTGGCGCAGACggccagggagctggggcaggccaggcaggagctggagcaggccagGCGGGACCTGGAGCAGGCCAGGCGGGAGCTGGGGCAGGCgaggcaggagctggagcaggccaggcaggagctggagcaggccagGCGGGAGCTGGAGCAGGCCAGGCGGGAGCTGGAGCTGATGCGGCAGGAGGAGAACAGCAGCCAGAAGCAGCTGCGACAGCAGGAGGCCGCGTTAGAGGGAACGAAGGAGGAGCTGGCGAGGGtacaggaggagaagagagaaattAAAGAGAAGCTGAACCAAACGGAGAGCGCCCTGTCCAGCATCCACTCCTGCGAGCAGACAG GCTGCTGCCCGGCGCAGTGGGTGTTGTACAGAGGAAAGTGCTTGTTCGTCTCGAAGAAGAAGGTGAATTGGCAGAAAAGTAAAGAAGAATGTGAATTGAACTCTGCTCGGCTTCTTATCACCAAATACTGGTGGACAATGCCG AATTTTCTGAAAAACACTGACGTCCCATACTGGATTGGACTAGTCCGGAATAAGGAATCACAGTGGCAGTGGAAGTGGGTTGATAACTCACCCTTTAAACC AGACTGGAGCTACCCGAGTTACAGCTTTTCGTCATGTGGAGCAATAAGAAATGGCATCATAAACAAGGACTCGTGCTACGATCGAAAGCCATGGATCTGCGagaaggcacccagccagcccagcccagccagacgCTGGTTTCCTTAG